tttattttattttgcgcTCATTATCTGAAAAGTTACTTGTATAAAATCTTCTATAACAAAGTAAATGAGAATTCAATAATACCATCAATGTGTAATAAATTTTGTCACAATatctcaaaatttaatttataaataaatatgtaataaattcTATCACAATatctcaaaatttaatttataaatttctgAATGAATTTCATATTATCAGTAACTTAAATACAGTTTAAATGataataatcttatttaaatttaaccttaATTTTCCTTTAAAATGACCGGCAGAATATGTgacagattttttttaaatttcaaattagcAAAACCGTTCAGTTTTGAATTGACGAAAGCAAATTGACCGAATCAGTACGGAATGATCATACCATGCCGAGatcaactttaataaataaattaactgtTTAAACATTGTTTTATTTCGTATAACATCAAACAAACTTAAGTTTTTGTCAAACCAAAATTCCAGTTGTGCACGCAAGATGGGCACACTTTTCAATAGGAGATAAGTAAAAAAAGTCTAAAATTTCTGTTATATAAGAAAAGCTAAatgcatattttaatttttttggtaaTGTTAGATGGGAATGACACCAGcattttgatgattttgaaagtgGGGGCCGATATCCCATAAAAGCgcttttttatattgaaaaaagtCCTTTTGGAGGCATGGTGCATTACAATTATTGATGGTTGGAATATTACAATATAGACAAGAAAAACGTGattttatattacaatattaCTTTTCAATACGTTGTTGTTTGAGACATTATGATTGAAAACAGATAATTCAATTTCGGATTCTGAACCTGTTTTACAAACACCGTCTTTTAGGCTTCTCTGGCTCTGCCTCCATGTTTCGTCAAATCTTATCATATTTTGCACTTTTACATGCAATaccataaaaattatttaaaaaatatataaactaatttttatttataaagaaaatatttcatcttTCTACACTAAAATTCTTTTGTAATACATTGAGCAGTATCAATATgctattgtgtgtgtgtgtttttttaagtatataacttggtttttaatttattagaaaaacactataactttttcttaaagtatataacatttttttaatttattagaaaaatcaATATGCTATTTTGTGTAACagttaaaagtatataaaatatgttaaaaaatttatcagaaaaaaatcaattaataacttggtttttaatttttcttttactgagttttaatatttattaaataaaattaatttgatttattatattaatataatatttctttagaaataatttaatctttatatttacAGGTTAGGAAAAGTGTTCGTGTTAAAATTTGGAACccatatcaaaacaaaaaatttcaaatataaaaagatatacAAACTTTAACCCAAAACATATTTCAGACGTTGttaatatcaatataataaaatcaattatgtttaaaatatattaattaaattgagtaaaaaattaaaaaaatcaatatgaTGGAGTGtatggaaaaaaatattaattaaatttaaaataatattaagcgATAATAATATGGATGAGATATTTCTTTTGATAGAATATACCACTtcaatatacaaattaaaacgGGAATTTCAAACTGAAAATTTGTTGGGTATTGACTCATTGGGATGGAGCaatttgaattaagaaaaaataattataaattaaataaaaaaataaaatattaagttagAAAGTGATTGAAAGCTAACAGGATaagggaaaacaaaataaagatacGTTGATTTCTTGAAAATGAAGACGTGAATACAATCTTTAAGTAAcgtaaattaataaataagttataatttatGAGGTTTAAGCTTATACGATGTAATCTTTcaaccattttattattaattttatattttttttactacattctTGGAACTTGGTGCCTCCCTTTTGtcaaatctaaatttaaaaagcTCCACATCAACCTTATTCGTAAATTGTGTAAATTGTATATCGTGTTTAATTTGTGACGTGTATTTctatttgagaaaataaatatagcTTTGgggaaaaaattaacataactGAGTTCAAATTCTCAAAATGTAGAATGAACACATGCTTCAATTATCTTTTAAAGTGTGAAAataagggttttttttttctagcaataaatcattataaaaaaaactcatataACATGATTTATTAAAGTAGATTTTTACGCACGTTAGGAATTaagattttagaaaattaaattttgtaatataaattatattattatgtcaAATGttgaaaacatattaaaaaaaaagtgttctATGAGAAAACGAGTTACGTAAAGTTTTCCAATTTTGTCTTATATACAAAAgtgatatatacatatttactaccttttaaaattttaaatattaattagatatGTTCAGAGATGAAAAagttaaacatattataaaaaaaatacttaatatttTGGATTTGAGTTAATCTAAGTATAAGTCTCTTAGGTAAATtctacttatttttaatttctagaaTAAATCTATTTAAAGATCTATCATTATAACTTGTGATTTATTTTGGTAATTGATTTCGACAAGTTATAGAGAATGTTATATATGAAGATtctatatataagtttttttttgtgacaataattttatcaaccttaatatattattttgacaaaataatagtatataaaaGTCACAATTAAAGTACTAATGATTGGTATatggaaatatgaaaatgacATATCTTAACAAAAAGATGATTAAGAATGGAATATAGATCTAAGTGTAAGGTCTCGGAAATTTAAACCACTACCACCTGTCAAAGCACGTCATTAATGCTCTAAAATCCTGTCCAAAATTTGTATTAagaaacgcacccaaaaccctacACTCTGATCATCATTAATTGCACCGTGCCACGTcaaaacgcactcacactcacTCTGCATGCGCTGACGCCATCTGTCTCATTAGAAGTTTCTAAAATCTGTAGTGGGAACCAGGTGGCAGTACGGGAGTGCATGTCCGTTTAACGTGGGGGAGAAAAATGGTTTCTCTGAAAACACTTCCCATCATTCCCTGCattcaccttcttcctcacgaaactcttgcttttcttcttctccaacttctctctaaaactctttcatcttctctctaagataactcatcatcatctcctccgatcccatttcagaaaccgtaggacCATTCACGACGTCATGAGCTTTCACTGGAACCGAACGCTTTAGAGTTCTGTGACCGGTAAGTTCTCAAACTCTAAACACCTTTTTCTGAGTTGCATGCGAACCCTGGTACAGCTGCATGTTAGAGTATAAGCTAAGTTCGTCTACGTTTCTTGTGGTTAGATTTAGTGAAACACTTGAGAAGCACGTTGAGGGTAGGAAACTGTATTTGGGCAAGTTAAAAAGCATTCGCTTAGGGCGTTCACTGCTgaaccaggtaagggaagcttattaaatttaattcgtatgcttttgtttgtgttgtatgGATGTTCTGAGAGTTTCGTGAAGCATGATCtgtgatatttgattttgatgtATGATTATAAGTATGAGTTGATATATGGTGAATATgaaatgtactatgatatgagtatttgaaaatgTGAAATATGTATATGCTGAGAAATGAATGAATGTAAGTGAAACTCTGAATATAAACTCCCATATGATAACGTACGTtcgacattaaacggttcttgaccgtttggtgttctagtaaacttctttgaattggaatactttcatttggaaagaattctggtTGAGGATGAGTTGTGTCGGTCTTTTACTTAGAGCTCATAATGAGTAGTGTCGATCTTATACCTATCattcgtactgagtagtgctcagtcttacaccaagcgctcataCTCTTTTCTTGTAAAATCtctaaatgaatatagtgttggTCTAACTTTAATAATGTTCTCTACCGTGCTCAGTCGTTTACTAGCATTGGTGTTCTGTCTGTGAACTATAGCAATTGGTCCCTCCGACAAGTTGGCCAACCTTGATATTCCGCGAACCGGACCTCAGGTCGACCGACCCTGTTGATAACCCTTGTGAATACAGGTCGACCATCCGTGTCGACCGACCATGTTGATAACCTTTGTGAATACAGGTCGACCATCCGTGTCGACCGACCATGTTGATAACCCTTGTGAATACAGGTCGACCATCCGTGTCGACCGACCATGTTGATAACCCTTGTGAATACAGGTCGACCATCTATGTCGACCGACCATGTCGAACACCCTTGTGAAACAGGTCGACCATCCGTGTCGACCGACCAGGTTGATAACCTTtgtaatacagatcatccatctgtgtcgaccaaccATGTTGATCACCCTTGTAATACAGaccatccatctgtgtcgaccgacgaTGTCGAGCCACCTTGTAACATATGTCGTCCATCTATCTTGTAGCcggtattactttattttggaacGGGGCAAACTCTTCGGTCTCGTTCCTCACATTTGTTCTCGTTATAAAGAGGTCGTGATTATATGTACTTGAActgaaagacaaaaatgaaaataaaaatgaaagattataaatgatgaacaatatatgagatgaataaacggttggaatttgaacgagcgttccaaggaggaacgtctctatgatCTGAATGTGATAAGAtgtatagtatgaccatggtaaaattactgatggctgttcatcctgaaatttcgtgagtgctcgtcctcatgtagaggggagtaggtcatgcgtgggaatggcaggaggctctagtcctattgagtactttggactgatagggctaacctcaggtggcagctgatgagtgtttccagttaccacaccacccgagtgcacgaacgcctgtagttacatggattcatacagtccggacggtctgtcttatgagagtttgaaCTGATATTATGTGTTGTGATATCTTTATGAATGTTGAAATGTTATGTGTATGAATTATtggtgaattaaattcaataagcttaccctgtgttgttttccttgtgttgtcgttcgtccatgtacgtccgtcttgtcaatgcaatgatcatccgtgtggatgtgagcagatggagaggcgttgcttgaggaagcgttggaagaagaaaatttggaggacgccaatctggttgaagtagaggttaaagccgagccctagagcgctcgttaagttGTAGTTTATATCTTTGCTGTTAGCTTTCggacgttcggttaaagtttgtaaaaccgttcgtctttaaactttgaaatactgCTGTATGGTATTTTACCTCTGTACGtgagaacgttcggttttggaattTTTGTGCTTAGTAAAAAACTGcatgttttaactgttaattgtaattaattctaatctatggtaattactatattttgggatgttacacgtgttaatcaaatatataatttataaataatttaaagataaaaaaataatataaatttgttacattaaatttatctaattcttttaatatttatacccaattcaaaaaattataaattatttatatctatttaatttaaaaaaatattactcatACTCTATTACAGTATTTTGCGAAtacgaaaattaaaataaaacgaGATAATAACTTGAAATAAGattctaaaaagataaaataaaaacttatatttcCAAAATCTGACAACGCTGCAGTATCCCCGCTCCCTGCTGTATATCTATGTAGCTGGCAAATGCATAAAGATGTACCgtgattttcataaaataataatattgtaaaataattcatattaacaataaaaaaaagagacatAATAATTTagattactttaataattttttaattattcatcgactataacattattttatatttttatatttccgTAGGTGGttgaattttcttaaaataaaaaacttatatttttattttatttttgaaaaataaaaaaaaaaacatttattttactaataagtgagtaaattattttttatttattaaataaaaaatatttttagtatatgataatttagaaaataattaaatatacttttattctttaatttcaagaaaaaataaaattagttcttcttcaaaattttgaattattacagtatttagtttttttaaccaaattgtattaattttattaaaaaatttaaaaatatttctcaactaacatttgaaaaaaaatgtcaaacgattaaaatattatcataaatatatttaaaagttaaataaattgaacaaaatttaattaaataaattaaattaacatatttataaaagtttgatattctaaacatttaaatatcaaataaatttaataaaatttggttaaaaaaaatagattcacatattttaaaattaagaaaataaattagtcaattttttagtaatatttgtaATAGCTTTATATGAATGTTTGGTATAACTttgaaaataagatattttatttattttaattcacaaAAATAGTTTTACGAGAGAGACAGTAAATTACTCACTCCACCTTAAAGTTGTACCCGAATAATAATAGGTCCGAATCAAAGAAACTGAGAaattttttgctataaataaataaaaaaatagattaataaataaaaaaatagattaataaataaataaattaggcCAAGTTGCTTCCTTGAACTTTActcaaagaaagagaaaagaagagacaGTCATCGATACATCCATGTCTTTATCTCTTAAGGCATTCATCCAGAGATGTTCAGAAAAAACACACTTAATACCCTTACCTGTTTTTCCTGGACCACGACGAAAACCCCATCATTTTTTTGTCTCTATTATAATTCTCTTCACCTCAtactcaaaacaaaacaaaccaaaaccaTCAAACATTCAACAACATAAACACAACACAAAGCAGAGAAATGAAGATCCAGTGTGATGTCTGTCACAAAGAAGTCGCCTCCTTCTTCTGCCCTGCAGACGAAGCAGCTCTCTGCCATGCTTGTGATCGCACCATCCACCATGCCAACAAGCTCGCTCACAAACACAAACGCCTCTCTCTCAGCCACCCCACCTCCATAGCCGCCACTCTCTGTGATATCTGTCATGTACTccctccttttttttcttttccttctctgtCACTGTTTTTAAGCTTTAAACTAGTCCCATATTGATCAAGAATCAAATATGCAGAGAAGACATACAGCATAAAACATCTCACGTTGTTTAAATTCTTTGGCAGGAGAAGCGCGCCTATGTCTTCTGCAGAGAAGACAGAGCTCTCCTTTGCAGACAATGTGATGTTTCCATCCATGATGTCAACGAACATACCAAGACGCACGACAGGTTTCTTTTCACTGGAATAACGCTTGAAGAAAAAACCAGAACAACCTCAACCTCGTCAACCTCAAACCCCGCACAAAGTTCACTCTCGAAAGAGAACAttgattcttttggttcttctCGCACACTTAATAACTCGAGTTCGGTTCTCACTGGAATAACGCTTGAAGAAAAAACCAGAACAACCTCAACCTCATCAACCTCGAACGAAAACATCGATCCTTTTGGTTCTTCTCGCACAGTTTATAACTCGAATTCGGTTTCAACAAGTAGCTTATCCGAGTACTTGATTCAGACCATTCCCGGTTACTGCATGGAAGACCTtttagatgcttcctttgctgcATCAAATGCTTTCTCTAAGGTATCATATTTAGTTGCAATTTAATAATACTCATTAATTACGGTTAACTTTAATTaagtgtttatttttgtttcattcaGGATTATGAGTTTCCGAATGAAGATGTTCAAGTTAGCATGTGCTCCATCCCACTGCAAACTCAATTTAACACTGCTTCCAATGTTTATCCTGAAATGCCAAAAGCTAAAGCTGGTGAAGGATACTCAGATTGGATTCATAATTCTGATTCCGCAGCCTATAAAGTTCCATCGATTACTTCTcctttagtaaaaaaaattaaacgcTTTCGTTGATCTGATCAATTCTATGTGAAAATTTGTTGCAGAAATGAGTTACTTTTCtgcaatttttcttattttgtacGAAGATTCATGGAAACCACCAAAACCCCTACTTTCTCGAGATCCTAGTTGGATGGCTCTTGTTTtcagcatttttttttcaaaattttaatttttcttcttttttctgttGGAAgttcacttaataaaatttacaagttaaattgaatttaaagtttatattttaatattcttaacatgattcatgaatttgaatatattataataagatttattgttgattgatatattattttagttatagatttatttactaatatttAGTTGTAGactctaaatatatatattttagcaTAAGAAAAACGTGTTGAAAATAATATCAGTTTTGAATAAATGCAAACTacatcttataaattaaaattttaaaatggtaAATTCGAGTTAAACTTTGAAGTCTAACTTTTAGGATTTTCCATTATACTTTTATGGAACGAAATACGCCTTTAACTATAGTACTCTTGGTTCTTAATAAAATGGGTTCAGCTAACACCTTTTAGCACTTTTATGACAACAAAATATCTGAGGGCCATCGTATGTGCACTGTTGTGTAAATATCTTAtcgttttattaattttttattttgtgttttgtttttcttttacaataattGAGAGTAAACGCTCATAAGCAAATAAGTAACCGATAGTTGTAtagttggaaaaaaaaataagcatgTATTGCAATGGAGAAActttaaataaacaacaaaaccaaataaatataaGGATGGTTGCGAGTAAAATAATTAGAgtttatcattatatattatatatttaaagtattgttagttttgaagaataaaattctattacagttttatatttaaaaggcatattagaaaatagaaaaaagaaataatattgaaactactttatactttaatttttaaataacttaaaattattaagtgtgatagaaataaagataatttgaaataaaataatgttaatttgcTTGTAATTAACTCTCCATTAATCCTATGTTTATATGGtagtttaataatttcaatGTTAAACTTCTGCTTTAAAATAtagtatattaattaaaaaatagcgTTTTTATATGTTAAGACATACTATTTTGTATATGTTTAACAATACCGAATAGTGTGTCTCGGATAATTTAATGCatacaaaataatgttttattttaatctcttaactttataattaaaattatagatttatttatttattttatcaatgcGTTAATTTGCGTGTAAGAAGAGAATCGTTACaatagtataatataataaccGCAAATGTAagtcattaatttaaaaaacttatgtCAAATAATAGCaagttatataattaaatatatatttatttatatcaacAAATGTTGATTAACACATTAATAATTGAAGTGTTTGTGCATGTAATGTCAAACCCCTGAAAATGACATGTGGAAGAGAAAGATAGATGTCTCAAATAGAATAGTTTGagcattttatagaattttccTAAAGCAGCAGCTCATCCCATTTTCTCTGAATTTGTATCACTCTAAAACTCCagcctcttcttttctcctccttctctttaGAAAATCTTCATCTCAGTTCATCTTTTCAATAATCTGACCACACTTAATCACCCCTGGTATCAAGAACTTCAATTTTCACTGATCAACGTATCGTTTAGAACAGGTAACTCTCAATCTCTGGGGTTCTTATAGGATTTCGAAACTTTCTGACACATGCAAGCCACATTTCTGGTTGCGTGtgttcatcaacttcttcttcttatttttgATCACTTTTCTGGTAATTTTGGGTTGGTCTTTCCTCACAAATCGGTGAAATATAGGTGTTCTTGGGATTTTCTGGTGAGAAAGCAAAGTCTGGCAAATAATAATCGTTGTTCGGTTCGATCAAAGAGGTAAAGGaagctagtaatttaattaCGTTTTCTGTATGGGAATTGGTTGTTTAAATGTATGCATGTATGATTGAATGATTGAGTTGCTGATTTGTGTGTATGATCGAGAATTGTCAATCGTTTGGTTTCTGTTGAAATAATGTTCGGTTTCTTCTTGGTTGGAGaaagtgaatgagtgaaattgagaaattgAAGCTAAAAATGAAATTAGGTAATTAATTGTGTATGAGCATGTTTATATAGACTTGTTAGAGCCTTTAAGTTCTTCTGTAGGGTATGAAAAGTGAGAAATCTGACTTTGGATCCTTGGGTTCTTATTTTGTGTAATTTGAGGTGAAATATGTCATGAAACTCTTtagttttgtgtttttgaagTTTAAGTATATCTGCTTAGGTGTGAATTGATATATGATTCAAAATTTGAGGATTTGAAGTTAGTCAAAGTGTTTAGAAATGGTCATGAAGGGtgttgttcataattctgcagaagttctgcagaattataCAGAATGCTGAAATGGTTAGTGTTGACCGTACGGCCTTGTTCTGCTCTCGGTCATAACTAGGTCAGTCTCTTTAGAGACTCTCTAGTTTATGACCGTTTGGTTTCTtaaagagtgttcggtcttagacTGGTACTTGGTTTCGTAAAGAGTGCTCGGTTTGTACTGACACTCAGACTTCTGAAGAGTGTTCGGTCTGTATTGACACTCGGTCTCTCGAAGAGTGTTCGATTGGTATTGACACTCAGCTTCTTGAAGAATGTTCGGTTTGTACTAGCACCCGATctcaatagtgttcggtcttgtaccaACGCTCGGTCTCAGTAGTACTCGGTGATGCACTAAGCACTCGGTCTCGTCATATTACCAAATGTGATTGAAATTGAAACTAAGCTCGTAATATTTGGTCTAAGCTCTTAGATTTTGGTTATAAGCTTTAGTATTTGGTTATGTCTAATTATAGATGTTTTATAGTATTCAGTCAAATCTTTGGATTCTGTATAGTAATAtcccgttcggtcttgttcacCATAGGGAAATAATAtcccgttcggtcatgttcaccATAAGGAAATAATAtcccgttcggtcatgttcaccATAGGGAAACCATATCCCATACGGTCATGTTCGCAGATAGGAGGGGTTTTATCGTCAGGTTTTGTTCATAATAAGTGTTGATATTTCCAAGTTCAGTTGTGCTCAATGGTGATGTTTGTGTTACTGTTCGGTTTGAAGTTATTTAAAGGTGTTATAAATGAGGAAATATGTTGTTAATGAGGTATggtattta
The Vigna angularis cultivar LongXiaoDou No.4 chromosome 5, ASM1680809v1, whole genome shotgun sequence genome window above contains:
- the LOC108340015 gene encoding B-box zinc finger protein 20 — encoded protein: MKIQCDVCHKEVASFFCPADEAALCHACDRTIHHANKLAHKHKRLSLSHPTSIAATLCDICHEKRAYVFCREDRALLCRQCDVSIHDVNEHTKTHDRFLFTGITLEEKTRTTSTSSTSNPAQSSLSKENIDSFGSSRTLNNSSSVLTGITLEEKTRTTSTSSTSNENIDPFGSSRTVYNSNSVSTSSLSEYLIQTIPGYCMEDLLDASFAASNAFSKDYEFPNEDVQVSMCSIPLQTQFNTASNVYPEMPKAKAGEGYSDWIHNSDSAAYKVPSITSPLVKKIKRFR